DNA sequence from the Leptospirillum ferrooxidans C2-3 genome:
GGGATCGCTTTGAAGACATCAAAAAAGATCATCCGGTGATCCTGATCGAAGACTCGACCGAAGCTCTTTTTTCCGAATACCGGGGCCGACGCACAGGAAGTTTCGGAGATGTGTCGATCCTTGCTTTTGGATCGCCGCACCCCAATCTTGGCGAATCCTATGCGGCAATCCTCACCGACAGGGAGGAGCTGGACACCCTTTTCCGGGCCATGAGGGACAGCCATCGGGCCTTGCCCCTGTCGCTACCGGATCCCATTCTCTCAATGGACCTCGGAATCTCTCCGGCCCTGGCCATGACCGGTCTTTCTTCTCTTGGACGACTGGCGGGAGGTCTCAAGAAAAGAGCCCTGCTTCTGGAAGCTTACCAGGATGCCATGCGCTCCTTCGAGGGGGTCAAGGACCTCTATCTCTCCCCCAATGTGGAATGGGTCAACTGGATGACCTACATGGTCCATCTCGGAACCCGATTCTCGGTTCTCTCGAGAAACGCCATTGTCGATGATCTCAGACAATCCGGTATTGAGGCCATGGCTTTTCCAAAAGCCCTTCACCTCGATCCCTGGTTTTTGGCCCGGGGATATTCCAAAGGAATGGCGCCTATTGCGGAGAAACTTTCAGAGAGGGCCATCGCCCTGCCATTTCACCCGGGAATGAATCCCGAAGATGCGGGGCAGATCATCGAACGATTCAAGGAGGCGGCGATCAATGTCGGTGCCGGAGCGGCCATTTACTGACAATCAGGTCATGGGAAAAACCATTCTCCCGGAATTTCCGGGAGACGAGAAAAGATGGAGGATGAGCACAATGGAAATGGTTCATGTCGTGTTCCTGAATAACGGATCGGTCCAGAAAATCACACATTGTCCGGAAGGGATGAGCTTTCAGTCCTGGTTCAACTTTCTTTCAAGGTCGACGGTGGACCGGTACGAACCCCTTTCCGGCGGGCGGGGAGTGTTTCGCTTCGAACCGGGAGAGATCGAGGACCTAAACCGGAAAGCCCTGGCCTGAACAGGACCGGAACGTCTTTTTGATTGGAAAGGAGAACCTCCATGAGTGGAAGCGATATTGTCGAACTGACCGGACCACCTTTTTTTGAATTTGGCGAAAAG
Encoded proteins:
- a CDS encoding DegT/DnrJ/EryC1/StrS family aminotransferase gives rise to the protein MNTEKPQENPIAFDRGQWTKEEEEQWVALLGREGFDRPVETLEARLGFVFGRAKVLLVPSPSIALHIVLTSLGINEGSEVIASPFSWFGTARAIPWSGAKLVVSDIDSWSFTLDPDKVSKRINEKTRAVLIGNSLGHPADWDRFEDIKKDHPVILIEDSTEALFSEYRGRRTGSFGDVSILAFGSPHPNLGESYAAILTDREELDTLFRAMRDSHRALPLSLPDPILSMDLGISPALAMTGLSSLGRLAGGLKKRALLLEAYQDAMRSFEGVKDLYLSPNVEWVNWMTYMVHLGTRFSVLSRNAIVDDLRQSGIEAMAFPKALHLDPWFLARGYSKGMAPIAEKLSERAIALPFHPGMNPEDAGQIIERFKEAAINVGAGAAIY